A single region of the Methanobrevibacter ruminantium genome encodes:
- a CDS encoding DUF308 domain-containing protein: protein MHKQTTISIIAIILGILIIAFPMLGVIAASDILGLSVLLLAIFLLANGVSEVEYNTTRGLINTILGILMLIISLGLIFNPSIFAFLTALTIYLAGIFLIIIGLIIIVGNRDNKYGFWMGILGIVLGVIYIILGTYINNPLILGSLIGIWLLVTGVLNLLDNGY from the coding sequence TTGCATAAACAAACTACAATAAGCATTATTGCAATTATTTTAGGAATTCTTATCATTGCATTCCCAATGCTTGGAGTAATTGCAGCATCAGATATCCTTGGATTATCTGTTTTATTACTTGCAATCTTCTTATTAGCAAATGGTGTTAGTGAAGTGGAATACAACACAACCAGAGGATTGATTAATACAATCTTAGGAATATTAATGTTAATAATTAGTTTAGGTTTAATATTCAACCCAAGCATATTTGCATTTTTAACTGCTTTGACAATTTACTTAGCAGGAATATTCTTAATCATAATAGGTTTAATAATCATTGTTGGAAACAGAGACAACAAATACGGATTCTGGATGGGAATATTAGGAATAGTTTTAGGTGTAATATACATTATCCTTGGAACTTACATTAATAATCCACTCATTCTTGGTTCATTAATAGGAATCTGGTTATTGGTAACTGGAGTATTGAACTTATTAGATAATGGTTATTAA
- a CDS encoding archaeosine biosynthesis radical SAM protein RaSEA, translated as MEIRELTKEIRDKSLEYAKPKELDSLSASWYQEDLLYSGKGKTIFLILPTPGCSWALGPSGGCTMCSYISDCYLKPIENSKIIELFEKELIKWDYKEDYENGDKIAIKLFASGSFLNPDEVPKEARDYVLKKLADMEEISEIVVESRPEYVKEDVLDEIFEIIGDKLFEISIGLETSNEETRLNKINKGFNNKTFEKAINLIKEYKNKHNIKSKAYIFVKPILLSEQEAINEAIETASYCEDLGVDRVSCCPATIHRGTLIERLWRRGSYNPPWIWSTIEVINTIRQNVKIPALMDTSGFGSRRGPYNCKKCNKELKHRIIDSNFDQSQIEYDCECKKEWVAEVKFSDLNKSKTPIKHLPLY; from the coding sequence ATGGAAATTAGAGAATTAACAAAAGAAATAAGAGATAAATCACTTGAATATGCTAAGCCAAAAGAACTGGATAGTCTTTCTGCAAGCTGGTATCAAGAGGATCTTTTATATTCTGGAAAAGGGAAAACCATATTCTTAATCCTACCTACTCCTGGCTGTTCATGGGCACTTGGTCCGAGTGGAGGATGCACAATGTGCAGCTATATCTCAGATTGTTACCTTAAGCCAATTGAGAATTCCAAAATCATTGAACTCTTTGAAAAGGAATTAATCAAATGGGATTATAAGGAGGATTACGAAAATGGAGATAAAATAGCTATAAAACTCTTTGCATCAGGAAGCTTCTTGAATCCAGACGAAGTTCCTAAAGAAGCTAGAGACTACGTTTTGAAAAAGTTAGCTGATATGGAAGAAATCAGTGAAATAGTTGTTGAATCCAGACCGGAATATGTTAAGGAAGATGTTTTAGATGAAATCTTCGAAATAATAGGGGATAAACTATTTGAAATCAGTATAGGTTTGGAAACTTCAAATGAAGAAACCAGATTGAATAAGATCAATAAGGGATTCAACAATAAAACCTTTGAAAAGGCAATAAATCTCATCAAAGAGTATAAAAACAAGCACAACATAAAATCTAAAGCTTACATATTTGTAAAACCTATATTGCTCTCTGAACAGGAAGCTATAAATGAGGCAATTGAAACCGCAAGCTACTGTGAAGACTTAGGAGTGGATAGAGTATCATGCTGTCCAGCAACAATTCACAGAGGAACATTAATAGAAAGGCTTTGGAGAAGAGGATCATATAATCCTCCTTGGATTTGGTCAACTATTGAAGTAATCAATACAATAAGGCAAAATGTAAAGATTCCTGCATTGATGGATACCTCAGGATTCGGTTCAAGAAGAGGTCCTTACAACTGTAAAAAATGCAATAAGGAATTGAAACACAGAATTATAGATTCCAACTTTGACCAAAGCCAAATTGAATATGATTGCGAATGCAAGAAGGAATGGGTTGCAGAAGTAAAATTCTCTGATTTGAATAAGTCCAAGACCCCAATAAAACATTTGCCATTGTATTAA